From the Streptomyces sp. NBC_00390 genome, the window CATCGCGGCGCCCAGCACCCAATTGCCCTCACGCGGCTTCTTGTACGAGGCGTGGAAGAACACCCGCAGCAGGTGCAGCAGGGCGAAGACGAACATCGCTTGCGCCGCCCAGTAGTGCAGGGCGCGGGCGAAGCCGCCGAGCCAGACGTCGCTCACCAGATCGCGCACCGAGTGGTTGGCGTCCTCCGGGAGGCCCTCTACCCCGGCCTCACCCACCCGCGCACCGTCTACCTGCGCGAAGACGACGTCTGCCGGGCCCTGGACCGGTGGATCGCCCGGGCCTTCGTCCCCGACCGGCTCACCGCCACCATTGATGCGCTCGCCCTCGCCGGCGCCGCAGCGATCACCGGAGAGACTCACACACCGGAGCAGACGCAGGCACGCCAAGCAATCAAGGACTGCGAGCGACGGCTCGCCCGCTATCAAGCCGCCCTCGACGCCGGCGCCGACCCCCTGGTCGTCACCCAATGGATCAACGAGGCACAGAAGGACAAAGAGGCGGCGCGAAAGAAGCTCGACGCCCTTCCCACCACCACTCGCAAGAAGGGAGCTCCACTCGACGCGCAGCAGATCCGGGAGATCGCTGAGAGCCTTGGAGATATTGCGCAGCGCATCCAGACAGCCGACACCGACAAGAAAGGCCCCCTCTACGAAGCCCTAGGCATCACCGTCAGTTATGAACACGAGAAGAGGACCGCGACCGTCAGGTCGAGGCCCTCATCTGCGTATCGTCAATGGTGGTGTCCGAGGGGGGACTTGAACCCCCACGCCCGATAAAGGGCACTAGCACCTCAAGCTAGCGCGTCTGCCATTCCGCCACCCGGACCAGGTGTTGTCGCACCGGAGAGTGATCCCCGGCGGCGACATGGACAACAATACCAGGGGTTTGAGGTGCCCCTCACCTGCATATCCGGTGGTCAGTGGGGTGCGCAGGGACCTCCGGAGCAGGGTGCGCACAGCGTGTACCGGTGCATATGCGTTGCGTGAGACTACCGTCGGGTGCGTGAGTGATGGCAGCTATCGACGACCCAGGGCGCTCTCCCCTCTGCGTGAGCATCTGCGGGACACCTTCTGGTTCGCGCCCACCCTGGCACTTGTGCTCGTCTGCGTGCTGTGGTGGGCCGCCGACTCTCTCGACGCCCTGATCCTGGACTCTCTCCAGGAGGCCGGGCAGTACGACGACGTCCACTACCTCACCGGGATCGCCGAGGACGCGAAGACGATCGTCACCACGATCAGCGCGGCAATGATGACCTTCATCGGTGTCGTCTTCAGCATCTCGCTGGTGGCCGTGCAGATGGCCGCCGGGAACTTCAGCCCCCGTGTCGTACGGATCTTCATCCGGAGCCGGATCAGCAAGCTCACCTTCTCGGTGTTCCTGGCGACGTTCCTGCTGTCGCTGCTGGTGCTGACGGCGTACGACAGCGAGAGTGATCCGGCGCTGGTGAAATCAGTCCCGCTGGTGCAGAGCGCGCTGACACTGCTCATGGTGGCGCTCAGCCTGCTGCTGTTCATCGCCTATGTGACGCAGACGCTGCAGCTGATGAAGGTGGGACCCGTGGTGGAGCGGGTGACCAAGGAGTCGCTCCATGTGCTGGCCAAGATGCCGGTGCAGGCGGCGGAGGGGGAGCCGCTGGCCGCCGAGGTCGCCAGGGTGAACCATCAAGGGCGGTCCGGGACGCTGCGGGATGTGCACGTGGCGCGGCTGGTACGCATCGCGCGGCGCCGCGGGGTCGTACTGCGGCTGATCCCCCGGATCGGGGACTTCGTGGTGCCGGGGATGCCGGTGATCGCCGTGCACGGGGAGCCGGGGCACGTGCCGGTCCGGTGGGCCCTGCGGTCCACCGTGTCGGTCGGGGTGGAGCGTACGTTCCACCAGGATCTCGGGTTCGGGCTGCGGCAGCTGTCCGACATCGCGCTGCGGGCGCTCTCGCCGGCCGTGAACGACCCGACCACCGCCGTGCAGTGCCTGGACCGGATCGTGCTGTTCCTGGCGATGGTCTCGAACCGGCCTCTTGGAGCCGTGCACCACCGGGACAGCAAGGGGGTGGTTCGGCTGGTGCAGGACGTGCCCGAGTGGGGCGATCTCGTCGATCTCGGGTTCACGGAGATCCGGGGGTGCGCCGTGGGGAGCCCGCAGGTGTCCCGGCGCATGGTGGCCGGGATCGACGATCTGCTGCGGTTCGTCCCTGCCGAGCGGCGGGAACCGCTGAAGCGGCATCGGGCGCTGCTCGTGCAGGCCGTGGAGAGGACCGTGCCGGAGGCGGCCGAGCGCGCTTTCGCGCTGGAGCCCGACCGCCAGGGCATCGGATAGGGACCTCATGAGGATTGCGCAGAGGTACTCGTAGAGGGGGACTGTGTATTACGCGTTGAGCTGGTACTCGGGGAAGTTGCCCGGCAGCCGCTCCCCCGCCGGGCCGTCCGTCACCGCGCGGACCAGCAGTTCGCCGCCGACGAACGCGCCCCGCCAGGACGCGCCGAAGCCGCCGAACAACTCCTCGCGGTCGCCGCGGGAACGCGGCTTGCCGTGCCCGGTCTTGAAGGCGCGGATCTGCGGGGCGAGGCGCTCGAACGTTGCCGGGTCGTCCGTCGACAGGGTCGCGACGAGGGCGCCGTTGGAGGCGTTCATCGCGGCGAGGAGTTCCGCCTCCGTGTCGACCAGGACGATGGTGTCGACCGGGCCGAAGGGTTCCGCGTGGTGCAGCGGGGAGGACGGGGGCGGGTTGAGGAGGGTGACGGGTGGGAGGTAGGCGGAGGTGTCCTGGCCCTCGAGGAAGTGGCCGTCGGTCAGCGAGCCCCGGTGGAGCGGGACGGCGCCGCGGTCGATGGCCTCGGCCACCTGGTCGGCGAGTTCCTTGGCCTTGGCGGCGTTGATGAGCGGGCCGAAGTCCAGGGTGGGCAGTGGGTCTGCCGGGTTCTCGACCGCGAGGGGGTGGCCGATGCGGATGTCGCGTACGGCGGGGAGGTAGGCGGCCAGGAAGTCCGCGAACGCCTCGCGCTGGACGACGAAGCGCGGGTACGCCGTACAGCGCTGCTTGCCGTAGTCGAACAGCTTGGGGATCACCGCGGTCAGGGCCGGCCAGTCGGTGTGGTGCCAGATGCCCCAGGTGTTGAGGCCCTCCTGCTCCAGGATGTGGCGCTTGCCGAGGTCGGCGACGGCGGTGGCGATACGGGCGCCGGTGTCGCGGCCGCCGACGAAGGAGACGCAGCCGATCTCCGGGGAGCGGACCAGGGCCTCGGACAGTTCGCCGCCGCTGCCGCTGACCAGGGTGACGGGGATGCCCTCGCGGGCCGCCAGCGCGCAGGCCAGGGTGAGGCAGGCGACGCCGCCGTCGGTCGGGGTCTTGGCGATGACCGCGTTGCCGGCCAGGGCCTGCACCAGCATGGCGTGGACCAGGACGGACATCGGGTAGTTCCAGCTGGCGATGTTGGAGACGGGGCCGTCCAGCGGGGAGCGGCCCTCGAGCATGGGCTCGATGCCCTCGACGTACCAGCGCACTCCGTCGATCGCACGGTCGACGTCGGCCTGGGCGAGCCGCCAGGGCTTGCCGATCTCCCAGACGAGAAGCAGGGCGAGCAGTTCGCGCTGTTCGGTCAGGGCGTCGAGGGCCGCGGCGACGCGGGCGCGGCGCTCGGGCAGGGGCACGTGCCGCCAGGCGCGGTGCTGGTCGAGCGAGGCGCGTACGGCCTGCTGGGCGGTGGCCGAGTCCAGGCGGGGCGGGCCGGCAATGGGGCTGAGGTCGATCGGGCTGGTGGCGGGCAGGGCCCGGCCGTCGGCGTGCCACTGGGCACCCCAGAGGTTGAGGACGCGGTCGTCGCGGAAGGATTCCGGCGCGGCGGCGATACAGCGCTGCCAGGCGTCGGACCAGGCGGTGCCCGGCTTGAGGAGGAGGGTGGATGCCATGATGTGGTCTCCGCTCGATCGGGGCGGGAGGGTGGCCATCACGAAATGAGCGGGCGGCCGGCTCGCACACGCCGGTCCGCCCCCATGAGATTCGCCCGAAGCGTTACCTGTAAGTAACAGGCTTACTCACAACTGCCGCTGAATGAGTGAGAGTTCTCATCCCTCGGACTCGGCGCGACACGCGAGCACGAGGCGTGAGGTCTCGGTCGGCGTCGACCCGACCCGTACGCCCGCCGCTTCGAGCCCTTGGTGCTTGGCCTCGGCGGTACCGCTGGAGCCCGAGCCGATCGCACCCGCATGGCCCATCGTCCTGCCCCCCGAGGGCGGTGAAGCCTGCGATACAGCCGACGACGGGCTCGGTGATGTTCTCGGCGATGTACGCCGCTGCTGCGCGCTCCTCGGCGTCACCTCCGATCTCTCCGATGAGCACGATGAGGTCGGTGTCCGGGTCGTTCTCGAAGGCGGCGAGGCAGTCGATATGGCTTGTGCCGACGACCGGGTCGCCGCCGATGCCGACCGCGGACGAGAAGCCTATCTCGCGCGGCTCGTACATGAGTTGACAGGTGAGGGTGCCCGATTTCGATACGGGACCGATGCGGCCGGGCTTGGCGGCGATGCCACCGGGGATGTTGCCGGCATTGGACCTGCCGGGGCTGATCAGACCGGGGCAGTTGGGTCCGATGATGCGGGTGCGGTGCCGTGCCTGGCGGCGGACGTCCGGAGGGCGAACGCGTCGGCGTACGTATGGACACCAGGGGCTGGGACGCGGCGTGCACGCCCGACCGCGCATGGACGGGGATGCCCTCTGTGATGCGACGGCGAGCCCGATGCCCGCTTCGAGCGGCACCAGGTTTGTGGGGTGCGGGCCGACGGGTGGCCGCGGCGGCCGGGACACCGGTCACCGCGGCCACCCGGCCGTATGTCGCCCGCGCGTCAGGACAGTTCGCCGTCGTAGTCGGGCAGCTTGAAGGTGCGCTCGGCGTGGCCGCCCACCAGATCGGTGGTGTTGTTGCCGATGTTGGCGATGATCGTGTAGCCCTTGGCCTCGATCTCCGTCCGCTTCTCGGTCTTGTAGGCGCTGACCTCGTCGAAGAGGTCGGGCAGGTCGCGCACGTAGAGACCGTCGACCGGGTAGCCGGCCTTCTTCAGGTTCCAGTCGGTGAGCGAGTAGATGATGCCGGGACGGGCCGTGACGAAGAAGATGGCGACGCCGCGGGAGTCCGCGTAGCGGGCCAGGTCGCGGACCTGCCGGACCGCGGGGGTCGGCAGCTCCCAGAAGTAGTGGAAGTCGGTCTCGAGCGAGGTGTTGTCGATGTCGAGGACGATCGCCTGCTTCTCGCCGGACGCGTTGGCCGTCCTCTGCTCGATGTAGGGGCGGGCGACGTCGATGACGGCTGCCACGTCGCGCTGCCAGGTGGCGTAGTCGACGTCGGTCTTGAACGTGGACGCGGCGGCTGCGGTCTTGGGCGCAGCCGGAGCGGCGGTCTGGGCGGCCGTGGCCGCAGGGGCGGCCGTGGCGAGAGCCGCCACGGCGAGGGTGGCCGCGGTGCCCGTCCTCCATTGACGTGCATGCATGGGGGGTTCTCCTGGGTCTCGATGCTGCGCAGGGAAGAGCCCGTTCGTCGGGACGACGAACAGGCGTTGGCATGCTCGCGTCCAATGATGTACGGAATGAAACATTCCCTCTACTGGTCAGTAGCGTCAATTGGTTGGAGAGATGGCCGCGTTGACGTGCCGCTCCCATCGACGCTGATGCACCGACGGGAGCAGCACGCTCATATGCAGACGTTTCGTCAGCGTTTCAGCTACATGTCCGGCAGATGTCCTGTCGAGGTGTACTCGTGGATGACACGTCCACGCTTCGAGGTGACGGCCACGGCCACCGTCGCGCAGCAAGGTCAGCAACTCACCGGCTGCATCAACAAGATCAGCAACTCACCGGCTGCATCAAGTCGGGGACGTGCGCCGGGTCGGAGGGTGCAGCTGTGCCGACAGGCCCCGCCCGCCGCCGCACGGGGTCCGGCAGGCCAGTGCAGTTGCCTTGACGACCGCGCTGCTGAGCCCTGGGAGCTAAGCCGTCTCTCCCTGGGCGGACTCCCGGCTCCAGCGCAGTTCGTGCACTGCCTCCGCCGCCTCCCTGCGTACCTCGGGGTGGGGGTGCTGGAGGAACCGCTCAACGGTCGGTAGCGCCACCTGTTCGTGAGTCGAACCGAGGATGGACAGGACGTATTCCAGGAGCAAGGGTTCGAAGCCATCCGCGCCGACAGCGAGCGGCTCCACCACCCGGTAGGGAAGCTCATAGTGCGTGGAGGCCGTGCAGACTGCGTGCAGCGCGGACTCCCGCACTGTGTAGCCCCTACCGGAGAGCGCGGCCATGACGAGGCGCTCGACGGTCCGCTCGGCGTCGCCTTGCGTCAGACGGCCCGTCTCCAGGACGTCGCTGACGACTTCGAGGCAGAGGTCCCGGCGGTCCGCGTCGGAGCCGTTCAGCTCCTTCCACGCCGATTCGATCAATGCCGTCAGGCCCTGGTATCCGTCCACGGCCAGAGCATACGGAGACGGCTGCCGCCTGGTCGCAGGGATAAATGAGCGGTCAGGGCGGCGACAGGGCTTGCGTTCCCTTGAGCACCGGCCGTCCGGCCCGGCGGGAGGTCTTCTGCTTCGCGGACGGGTTGTGGGCCCAGCGGCCGGGCTGCACGGTGTTGCGTCCGGCGCGCGTCCTGAGCACGGGCCATCGGTGCTGGGCGCCGGCCGCACGGCGCCCTGTTCCGGCAGCGGCACTTCCCGCTGCGCGGGTCGCCCAATGTACGGCGGGTGCTGCCCCGCCGATGTCCGGGGCAGCACCGGCCCTTCGAAGTCCCGCTCGGCATCGGTCAGTTCATGGCGTCGTAGCGCACGACCATGACCCGTCGGCCGGGATCACGTAATCGACGGACCTGTCTAGCAGCCCTTCTCACGCAGCGAGTGGAGATGGGCGCTGGACTTGCGGGCGAAGGCGAAGGACTCGACGGGGTTGTCGTGCTCCGCCTGCCAGTGGTGGTCGAGGCGCCCGCCGCGGGTCCGGGTCACCGCGGAGATGAAGCGCTTGTAGTCGATGTCGCCGTCACCCACGTCCGTCATACGGTAGCCGTCGCGGGTGCTCGCGTCGTGCTCGCCGTCCTTGACGTGGAAGAGGGGGTAACGGTCGGGCTGGTCGAGGACGTAGCGCAGCGGGTCGAAGGGAGCGGGTGTGCCGTCGGCGCGCTTGCCGAAGCGGAACTGGCCCGCGTACGCCCAGTAGATGTCCATCTCCAGGTAGACGAGATCCGGATCGGTCTCGGCGAGCAGCACGTCGTAGAGGCGGACGTCGGGCCGGTCGGTCGCGAAGGAGAACTCCTCGGCATGGTTGTGCTGGTAGAACTTCATGCCGCGCTCCTTCGCCTCGGCGCCGTAGTGGTTGAAGTCCTCGGCGCAGCGCTTCCAGCCGTCGACGGTGGCGCCGTGGCGCCAGGGGCCGGACGCGGTGCCGATGTGCTTGAGGCCGAGGGCCTGGGCGTCGTCGAGGACCTTGTCCAGGTTCTGGGCGAAGCTGTACGCGTTCGGGTCGTTGTCGTTGTAGTAGTTGACGTGGCTGCCGATGGGGTTCAGGCCGTGGTCGCGGGCGAGCCGCCTGAGCTGGGCGAGGGTGATGGGGCCGGCGGAGCCCTGGGTGTAGCCGGCGAACTCGATCTCGTCGTAGCCGTACTTCTCGAGCTCCGCGAAGACGGGTGCGAAGCCAAGGGTGGAGACCTTGTCGCGCAGCGAGTAGAGCTGGATGCCGAGACGGCCGGGCGGCAGGACGGGACGGCCGCGTCCGTGGCCGTCAGCGGTGGCCGGAGTAGCGGCGGCGCCGAGGAGGGCTGCGACGCCGGCTCCCGCGGCCACGCCGAGCATGCCTCGTCTGGTGAGCTTGTGGGCGAGCTCGGGATCGTCGTGCTTGCTCGTGCGGCTCATTGTGGATAACTCCTCGTTGTCAGTGGGCTGTGATTCAGTGGAGACCAGCGAGTTGAAGCAGCAGGGACTTCACTTCGATGGCCGCGACGCGGCCGCTTACAGCGCGGGGGGTGGAGCACAGAATGAGCGGACCTTCGTCATCGCTCGTGGGGATGCGGCCATGGCTGCCGCGAATAGGTGAGGGGTCGAGGGGCACGACCGCGAGGCGGTAGCGCATGCCGAGTTTTTTGCGGGCGATCGCCTTGGCCGCCTTGACCCGTACGTAGGGGTCGAGCGGATCCATGAACAGCTCGGCGGGGTCATAGCCGGGTTTGCGGTGGATCTCGACGAGCTGCGCGAAGTCGGGGGCGCGGTCGTCGTCGAGCCAGTAGTAGTACGTGAACCAGGCGTCGGGGTCGGCGATGGCGACGAGCTCGCCGGAACGCGGGTGGTCGAGGCCGTTGGCCTTCTTGCCCTCGTCGTCGAGGAGGCGGTCGATGCCGGGCAGGTCCGCGAGGGCGTCGCGGGTGGCGTCGAGGTCCTCGGGGCGGTGGACGTAGACATGCGCGAGCTGGTGGTCCGCGACGGCGAACGCGCGGGAGGCCATGGGGTCGAGGTACTCCATGCCGTCCTGGGTGTGGACCTCGAGGAGGCCTGCGCGGCGCAAGGCGCGGTTGATGTCGACGGGGCGGCTGACACGGGTGATGCCGTATTCGGACAGGGCGACGACGGTCCGGCCCTCCTGCTCGGCGTCTTTCAGCAGGGGGGCGATGACGGTGTCGAGGTCGGCGGCGGCCCGGTGGGAGCGGGGGTCGTCGGGGCCGTAGCGCTGCAGGTCGTAGTCGAGGTGCGGCAGGTAGCACAGGGTCAGGTCGGGGTGGCGGGTGCGCATGATGTGACGGGTGACGTCCGCGATCCACCGGCTGGAGACGAGGTCGGCGCCCGGGCCCCAGAAGTGGAAGAGGGGGAAGGTGCCGAAGGTCTCGGTGAGTTCGTCGTGGAGTGCCGGGGGCCGGGTGTAGCAGTCGGGTTCCTTGCAGCCGTCGGCGTAATAGACGGGGCGGGGAGTGACGGTGATGTCGGTGTCGGCGCCCATCGCGTACCACCAGCAGATGTTGGCGACCGTATAGCCGGGGTGGGCCCGGCGGGCGGCGTCCCAGACCTTGTCGCCGGAGACCAGGCCGTTGTGCTGGCGCCACAGCAGGACGTCGCCGAGTTCGCGGAAGTACCAGCCGTTGGCGACGATGCCGTGCTCGGCGGGCAGCGCGCCGGTGAGGAAGGTGGACTGGGCGGCGCAGGTGACGGCAGGCAGGACGGTCGACAGTGCGGCCTGCGAGCCGGAGCCGGCAAGTGCCTTGAGGTGGGGCATGTGCTCCAGCAGCCGGGGGGTGAGACCGACGACGTCCAGCACGAGGAGGGGGGTGGGCTGCGCGGTGTCCGTCATGGCAGTTCCTTGAGGCCGAGATCGGTCAGCAGGTCCCGGGCCAGGGTGAGTTCGGCGGCGATCCCGTCGGCGAGCTGGGTGCGGTTGCGGGGGCGCAGCGCGGTCGGGAGCGCCTGCCAGGTGTAGGTCTCGACCTCGAGGTGGCGGGTGCGGGGGGCCGGACCGCCTACGAGCCGGGTCAGGGTGTCCTGCAGCACGGGCAGCGTGGAGGTGAGCGGCGGGGCGGGTGGCGAGTGCAGAGGGATGTGGAAATGGGCACGCCAGGGGGCTCCCTCGGGCAGCGCCCGGCCGGTCAGGGCTTCGTCGAGGTCGTCGGTGCCGCGCAGGCCGGCGGCGGTTCGGGTGCGGGTCTGGTGCAGGAAGCGAGGCTCGGCAAAAGCCGCAAGAGCCTTGCGTACCTCGGGCAGATGGGGGTTTTCGGCGTGGAGCGCGGCGGACAGCTGCGCTTTGGGGACGGCGATGCCGGCCGCCACGAGAGCGGTGACGGCGATTTCCGGGTCTTCGAAGGAGGTGGCGAGATGGCAGGTGTCGATGCAGATGCCGATACGGCTGCCGGCGACGGCCGCGACGGCGGTGAGGGGGCCGATCGCGTCGGAGGTGGTCTCGATCGTGCAGCCGGGCTCGGGTTCGAGAGCGATCCGGATGGACTTGCCGGTGAGTTCCTCGAGCGCGTCCAGGCGTTCGGCGAGGGTGATCAGGGCGGTGCGGGCGGCGGCAGCAGCGGATTCGTCGAAGGGCGTGCGCCAGGCGATGGGCAGAGTGGAGATGGTGCCCTCGGTGACGTCGTCGGGGAGGAGGGTGGCAAGGAGGCGGGCGAGATCGGTGGTGTGGGTGAGGCGTACCGGGTCGGTCCAGTCCGGCTTGTAGACGCGGTACTTGACCTCCTCGGCCCCGAATCCCTCGTACGGGAATCCGTTGAGGGTGACGACCTCCAGGCCTCGGCGTTCCAGCTCGCCGCGCAGGCCGCGCAGGGCTGCCGGGTCGGTGATCAGGGAGTGGGCGGCGTCCTTGGCGAGCCACAGGCCGATGCCGAGGCGGTCACGGCCGAGCCGTCTGCGCACGGGCTCGCAGTGGTCGCGCAGCTGCGCGAGGACACCGTCGAGGGTCTCGGCGGGGTGGACGTTGGTGCAGTAGGAGAGGTGGACGGTGGAGCCGTCGGGGTGGCGGAAGCGCATCCTGTGGCCTCCTCATTCCCCGCCGCGGAGGATCGAGTTGCCTTCGTGCAGGCCTTCCGGTTCGGGCAGGTCGAGCTGGAGGCGGCCGCTGAGGCCGTAGAAGGCGACGGGGTTGCGCCACAGGACCTGGTCGACGTCGTCCTCGGTGAAGCCGGACGCGAGCATCGTGTCGCCGACCTTGCGGGTCTTGAGCGGGTCACTCCTGCCCCAGTCGGCGGCCGAGTTGACCAGGACCTTCTCGGTTCCGTAGGTCTTCAGGATCGAGACCATGCGGTCCTCGTCCATCTTGGTGTCGGGATAGATGGAGAAGCCGAGCCAGCAGCCGCTGTCGGTGGCGTGCTCTACGGTCGTCTCGTTGAGGTGGTCGAGCAGGACGCGGTCGGCCGGCAGGTCCGACTCGCGGATGACGTCGACGGTGCGGTGCAGACCGGCGAGCTT encodes:
- a CDS encoding HEAT repeat domain-containing protein: MDGYQGLTALIESAWKELNGSDADRRDLCLEVVSDVLETGRLTQGDAERTVERLVMAALSGRGYTVRESALHAVCTASTHYELPYRVVEPLAVGADGFEPLLLEYVLSILGSTHEQVALPTVERFLQHPHPEVRREAAEAVHELRWSRESAQGETA
- a CDS encoding nucleotide pyrophosphatase/phosphodiesterase family protein; the encoded protein is MTDTAQPTPLLVLDVVGLTPRLLEHMPHLKALAGSGSQAALSTVLPAVTCAAQSTFLTGALPAEHGIVANGWYFRELGDVLLWRQHNGLVSGDKVWDAARRAHPGYTVANICWWYAMGADTDITVTPRPVYYADGCKEPDCYTRPPALHDELTETFGTFPLFHFWGPGADLVSSRWIADVTRHIMRTRHPDLTLCYLPHLDYDLQRYGPDDPRSHRAAADLDTVIAPLLKDAEQEGRTVVALSEYGITRVSRPVDINRALRRAGLLEVHTQDGMEYLDPMASRAFAVADHQLAHVYVHRPEDLDATRDALADLPGIDRLLDDEGKKANGLDHPRSGELVAIADPDAWFTYYYWLDDDRAPDFAQLVEIHRKPGYDPAELFMDPLDPYVRVKAAKAIARKKLGMRYRLAVVPLDPSPIRGSHGRIPTSDDEGPLILCSTPRAVSGRVAAIEVKSLLLQLAGLH
- the eboE gene encoding metabolite traffic protein EboE — encoded protein: MRFRHPDGSTVHLSYCTNVHPAETLDGVLAQLRDHCEPVRRRLGRDRLGIGLWLAKDAAHSLITDPAALRGLRGELERRGLEVVTLNGFPYEGFGAEEVKYRVYKPDWTDPVRLTHTTDLARLLATLLPDDVTEGTISTLPIAWRTPFDESAAAAARTALITLAERLDALEELTGKSIRIALEPEPGCTIETTSDAIGPLTAVAAVAGSRIGICIDTCHLATSFEDPEIAVTALVAAGIAVPKAQLSAALHAENPHLPEVRKALAAFAEPRFLHQTRTRTAAGLRGTDDLDEALTGRALPEGAPWRAHFHIPLHSPPAPPLTSTLPVLQDTLTRLVGGPAPRTRHLEVETYTWQALPTALRPRNRTQLADGIAAELTLARDLLTDLGLKELP
- a CDS encoding sugar phosphate isomerase/epimerase family protein, with product MSRTSKHDDPELAHKLTRRGMLGVAAGAGVAALLGAAATPATADGHGRGRPVLPPGRLGIQLYSLRDKVSTLGFAPVFAELEKYGYDEIEFAGYTQGSAGPITLAQLRRLARDHGLNPIGSHVNYYNDNDPNAYSFAQNLDKVLDDAQALGLKHIGTASGPWRHGATVDGWKRCAEDFNHYGAEAKERGMKFYQHNHAEEFSFATDRPDVRLYDVLLAETDPDLVYLEMDIYWAYAGQFRFGKRADGTPAPFDPLRYVLDQPDRYPLFHVKDGEHDASTRDGYRMTDVGDGDIDYKRFISAVTRTRGGRLDHHWQAEHDNPVESFAFARKSSAHLHSLREKGC
- a CDS encoding TatD family hydrolase; protein product: MRIFDPHIHMTSRTTDDYEAMYAAGVRALVEPSFWLGQPRTSPASFFDYFDALLGWEPFRAAQYGIAHHCTIALNPKEANDPRCTPVLDALPRYLVKDSVVAVGEIGYDSMTPAEDFALAAQLQLAADHGLPALVHTPHRDKLAGLHRTVDVIRESDLPADRVLLDHLNETTVEHATDSGCWLGFSIYPDTKMDEDRMVSILKTYGTEKVLVNSAADWGRSDPLKTRKVGDTMLASGFTEDDVDQVLWRNPVAFYGLSGRLQLDLPEPEGLHEGNSILRGGE
- a CDS encoding HAD family acid phosphatase, which encodes MHARQWRTGTAATLAVAALATAAPAATAAQTAAPAAPKTAAAASTFKTDVDYATWQRDVAAVIDVARPYIEQRTANASGEKQAIVLDIDNTSLETDFHYFWELPTPAVRQVRDLARYADSRGVAIFFVTARPGIIYSLTDWNLKKAGYPVDGLYVRDLPDLFDEVSAYKTEKRTEIEAKGYTIIANIGNNTTDLVGGHAERTFKLPDYDGELS
- a CDS encoding aldehyde dehydrogenase family protein encodes the protein MASTLLLKPGTAWSDAWQRCIAAAPESFRDDRVLNLWGAQWHADGRALPATSPIDLSPIAGPPRLDSATAQQAVRASLDQHRAWRHVPLPERRARVAAALDALTEQRELLALLLVWEIGKPWRLAQADVDRAIDGVRWYVEGIEPMLEGRSPLDGPVSNIASWNYPMSVLVHAMLVQALAGNAVIAKTPTDGGVACLTLACALAAREGIPVTLVSGSGGELSEALVRSPEIGCVSFVGGRDTGARIATAVADLGKRHILEQEGLNTWGIWHHTDWPALTAVIPKLFDYGKQRCTAYPRFVVQREAFADFLAAYLPAVRDIRIGHPLAVENPADPLPTLDFGPLINAAKAKELADQVAEAIDRGAVPLHRGSLTDGHFLEGQDTSAYLPPVTLLNPPPSSPLHHAEPFGPVDTIVLVDTEAELLAAMNASNGALVATLSTDDPATFERLAPQIRAFKTGHGKPRSRGDREELFGGFGASWRGAFVGGELLVRAVTDGPAGERLPGNFPEYQLNA
- a CDS encoding DUF2254 domain-containing protein, translating into MSDGSYRRPRALSPLREHLRDTFWFAPTLALVLVCVLWWAADSLDALILDSLQEAGQYDDVHYLTGIAEDAKTIVTTISAAMMTFIGVVFSISLVAVQMAAGNFSPRVVRIFIRSRISKLTFSVFLATFLLSLLVLTAYDSESDPALVKSVPLVQSALTLLMVALSLLLFIAYVTQTLQLMKVGPVVERVTKESLHVLAKMPVQAAEGEPLAAEVARVNHQGRSGTLRDVHVARLVRIARRRGVVLRLIPRIGDFVVPGMPVIAVHGEPGHVPVRWALRSTVSVGVERTFHQDLGFGLRQLSDIALRALSPAVNDPTTAVQCLDRIVLFLAMVSNRPLGAVHHRDSKGVVRLVQDVPEWGDLVDLGFTEIRGCAVGSPQVSRRMVAGIDDLLRFVPAERREPLKRHRALLVQAVERTVPEAAERAFALEPDRQGIG